The genomic segment CCTACCACTCATGTATGGTGGTGGAGTATCTATTACTATTATCTTCTCACCGTAATTCCCCTTACCATTAACACCCTCTTTAGCCCAAATTTCAAGTAACTCAAGCTCCTTCTTCACATCCCATGACTTCTCCTTAAGTTTAGGCTCCATACCAATAATAATCCCCACATCTAGTGCCTAGGTTTAATTTTAAGCTTTACGTTAAGACCATTAAGCACAGTACCCTCAGGTTACTATAATGTAGGCTTCATGGGAATAATTTCCTTCAAATCAGTTTAGAAGCATGAATATTAATTACCTATAACCAGTAAAGATGACTTAGATCCTAGGCATAATCATGATGTTATGATACTGCATTAACCTCAATTAAATTACACGTAATTCACCTGGAGCCACTGCTCTCTTAGGTTAATGGCGTTGCTTAATTAATCCTTAAAAATGTTTAAATGCTAGTCAAAGAGTGGTTTCAAGATGGCGAAGCAGTCACCCATACCTTTGCTAACTGATGGTAAGAGGGTTGATGGTAGATTGCCTGAAGAACATAGACCAGTTACAATGCAGGTTGGTGTACTGCCTAATGCCAATGGTAGCGCCCTAGTGGCTTACGGTAACACTGTTGTTTTAGCCGCTGTGTATGGGCCTAGGGAACCAATACCAAGGTACATAACTGTACCGGATAAGGCCGTTGTCAGGGTTAGGTACCATATGGCTCCCTTCAGTACCGATGATAGGAAGAACCCGGCCCCAACTAGGAGGGAGATTGAGATTAGTAAGGTTGTTAAGCAGGCCCTTGAAACAGTGGTGTTTCTGGAGCAGTACCCTAAGTCAACTATTGATGTTTTCCTAGAGGTTCTTCAAGCTGATGGAAGCACTAGGGTTACTTCAATAACGGCAGCGTCCCTAGCCTTAGCTGATGCAGGCATACCAATGAGGGATCTTGTTGTTGGGGTATCTGTGGGTAAGATTAATGATACGGTTATTGTTGATTTAAATAAGCTTGAGGATAATTACGGAGACGGTGACTTACCCATAGCC from the Caldivirga maquilingensis IC-167 genome contains:
- the rrp41 gene encoding exosome complex exonuclease Rrp41, which codes for MAKQSPIPLLTDGKRVDGRLPEEHRPVTMQVGVLPNANGSALVAYGNTVVLAAVYGPREPIPRYITVPDKAVVRVRYHMAPFSTDDRKNPAPTRREIEISKVVKQALETVVFLEQYPKSTIDVFLEVLQADGSTRVTSITAASLALADAGIPMRDLVVGVSVGKINDTVIVDLNKLEDNYGDGDLPIAIAYRKNWVLLMQLDGVWKPSEVKRGLELAFKAAENIYRNMREVLKGRYMAVIQQ